In Flammeovirga kamogawensis, the sequence ATAGTATTGTGTTACCAGAGACTTTAATTGGTATTGGACGAGATGCATTTTATAATAATAATTTAAGTGAAATAGAATTACCAAATTCAATCACCGATATTGGTTTATATGCATTCTCAGGAAATCAAATTTCTAATTTAACTCTTCCTGAAATAGTTAATGATGGAGAGTGGAATGTTGAAGTCATAAATAATGAAGTGACAGTAAATGGGGAGTATTATTATATTCCTAATGAAATTATGACTTTATCTTCTGATGATATATTAATTGAAAATGGAACTATTAAGGCTTATTTCGGGTCAGATCAAGCAATAGAAATTCCTTCAATCATTAATAGTCAAACTGTAACTTCTATTGCAGATAGTGTATTTCAAAATAAATTATTAAAGAAGTTAATTTTACCAAATTCACTGAAGAGCATTGGAGAGTTCACATTTCATGACAATAAATTAACAGAAATTCAGTTTCCTGAATCAATCACAAATATAGGTTCTGGTGCATTTTCTAATAATAAATTAATGGAAATTGAACTGCCAACATCAATAACAACGATAAATACCCATTCATTTTCAGCAAATAAATTAACAACTATTATTTTACCAAACTCCATTACAAGTATAGATCATTTTGCTTTTTCCAATAATCGATTAACTGATATTAAACTATCTGAATCTATTATAAGTATTGCAAACTATGCCTTTTTTGATAATGATTTAGTTAATATTGATCTTCCTCCATTATTAAAAACAATTGGAGCATCTGCTTTTCAATATAACAAATTAATTGCTATTGAGTTTACTGAATCTATTACAAGTATTGGTCGATATGCATTTGCTAATAATGCACTAAATAGCGTTGAATTACCAAATTCACTTACAGAAATTGGACTAAATGCCTTTAATATTAATAATTTTCAAACCTTTATTCTTCCAAAACCTACATTTGAAGGAAATTGGAATGAAGGTAAATCTAATGAAGAGGTACCTGTTAAAGGATATTATTTTTATGGTATAGAAGATCAGACTCCTAAAAATGATTATTCTGTTGAAAATGGTAAAATTATAGCGTATAATGGTAAAGAGACTTCTATTGAAATACCCCAATATATTGATGGCGTAAAGATAATTGCAATTGGCAAATCTGCATTTAAAAATAAAGAATTAACAAATGTAGTATTACCTGATAGTCTTGTAAGTATTGATAAAGAAGCATTTTCAGGCAATCAATTAACATCAATATCTATACCTTCATCTGTTGTATATATCGGAGAGAATGCTTTTTCAGATAATCAGTTTGAGCGTTTATTATTGCCGTCTTATATTTCTCGTAATATTTATGAAGTTGTTAATGGATGGGTATCTAATACAGGTGAAAAATATGGTAGAGAAGAGGAAGTAGTTGATTTAACAAAAGGTTATCGATTAGATTTTTCATTCACGGGACATTTAATTACACTTTTATATGAAGATGGAAAAACAGATTTTGGTGTGTTAGGTACTTATTTTCTGTCATTTGAAGGTCAGAAAAGTGCTTCCTTTATTGTAAGAAAAGGTTCAAATATTATTTCTGGATCAACTGAATTTGATGAAGGATTTGAAATTTCACCTATATTTTATGAATTAAAAGAAGTCCAAGAAAACCACGTTTTAAGGTTTAAGAAGGTTTTATATAACTATACAATAAACTATCATAATGCCGAAGGTTATGAAGGCGTTGTAAGTTATACGATAGAAAGTGAATTAATAGAATTACCATCATTGGAACGCGAAGGGTATACGTTTGAAGGTTGGTATTCCGATGCATTATTTACAACATCAATTGATGAAATTCCCACAGGATCTTCTGGGGATCTAGATTTGTATGCTAAGTGGTCATTAAATGAAATTACTAATGTACCAACATATGAAACTTCAGTATCTATCTACCCAAACCCAACATCTTCTTATTTTAGAGTGGAATCTGAACAAAAGATTATCGAAATCAACATTATAGATACAAGAGGTATACTTCAAAAAATGTTTAAGGCACAAAAGAAATACAGTGTAAATAAATTATCCCCTGGTGTTTATATCGTTTCAATTACAGTATCAGGTGGCGTAATCAATAAAAAATTGATTATCGAATAATACAATTATTGTTCAGTTAGTGTTATTAATTGAAATAGGAGTTATACTTTTTACTAATTCATAAAAGTATACCTCTTATTTTTTAAAAAAACTTTTCTAGTTAATAAACTCTATGTTAATGTATATACTATGTGGTTAATTTTTTGAATTATTACTGCTACTAATTCTAAACCTAAAAATCCCAATCCACATAAATTTTAAGTAAATAGTACTATCAAAAATGAGGAACTATTATTAATGTTGAATACCTATATCATTCTCTATTTAGGTACATTAAAACATAAAGCGATGAACATTATTTTTTATACTATACTATTCATAATTGCAGTATTTCTCCCTAAAGGAATACAAGCACAAACTCCTCTTTTAAGCGAGCGGATCCCTATTCTAAAAAGTTACGATCAAAACCATTTACACAGGATTGCGCTCCCAATTGGAGGTATTGGAACGGGTACTGTTTCTCTTGGTGGAAATGGAGCTTTAAAAGATTGGGAAATCATGAATGTACCTGCAAAGGGATACAGTACTGTAACTACAGGTAACGACGCTCCGTTCTTTGCCATCTATACAAAAAAGAAAAATACTGCAGCTAATACTAAGGCTTTACTTGGTCCTATTGATTTTGCAGATTACCAACATTACGAGGGACGTTCGGTAAACCATCACGGATTTCCTCGTTTTAGAAATGCTTCTTTCGAAACTTCTTACCCGTTTGGTATTGTAAATCTATCTGATAAAACAATGCCTGTTAAAGTGAAAATTGTAGGATATAATCCTTTAATACCTACTAATTCTGATGCATCGGGTATACCAATTGCAATTCTTAACTACGAAGTTGAAAATACAAGTACAGAAGAAATTGAAGTAGCTATATCTGGTAATATCAGAAACTTTATTGGAAAAGATGGAAGTAATTTTACTTCAGATTGGAAAGGAGATTTTATACCTAAAGGGGAGAAATACAATAAAAATGAATACCGTGAATCTGATCAACTAAAAGGTATTTATATGTATTCTGATTCTGTAGATAAAAACGATGCTGCTTGGGGTACTTTTGCGATTTCTACACCGAATGATCTCAATAGTAAAATTACTTATCGAACTAGTTCAGTTAAAAACGATTGGTATAATAGTACTTTAAACTTCTGGGATGAATTTAGTGAAAATGGTTTATTAGTTGAAAAAGAAAAACAAATTGACCCTGACCCTTTGGCATCTTTAGCTGTTAAAAAAACATTGAAAGTTGGAGAAAAAAAGACATTTACTTTTTACCTTACTTGGAACTTCCCTAACCGTTATGCTTGGTCTACAGAGAAACTGAAAAATTTCTACGCTACACAATATACAGATGCGTGGGATGTAATTACTAAAGAAGTTGATCAGCTGCCTTTACTTACTAATCAAACATTAGATTTTGTAACTGCTTTTGTAAATAGCTCTTACTCTGCACAGGTTAAAGAAGCTGCTTTATTTAATATAAGCACCTTGCGTTCTCAAACTGTTTTTAGAATTGAAGATGGCAAAATGTTTGGCTGGGAAGGAATTATGGATAGAAAAGGCTCTTGCTTTGGTTCTTGTACTCACGTTTGGAATTACGAACAGACTACTCCTTTCTTATTTAATGATTTGGCAATGGGCATGAGAGAAGTTGAATTTGATTATGCTTTATCTGATAACGGACACATGGGATTTAGAACCAAACTCCCATTACAAAAAGGTGCTTCTGGAATTGATTTAGCCGCAGCTGATGGGCAGATGGGTACTATTATGAAATTCTATCGTGAATGGCAATTATCTGGAGACGCTGCCTTTTTAGAAAAATGGTGGCCCAAAGTAAAGCTTGCTCTTTCGTATGCATGGATTGAAAATGGTTGGGATGGAAACCAAGATGGTGTAATGGAAGGTGTGCAGCACAATACTATGGATGTGGAATATTATGGTCCTAACCCTCAAATGCAAATTTGGTATTTAGGTGCACTTAAAGCTGCAGAAAAAATGGCAAATCAAGTAAATGATAAAGCGTTTGCCAAAAAGTGTACACAGCTTTTTGATTATGGTTCTGAATGGACAGATACTCATCTTTTTAATGGTGAATATTATGAGCAGAAAATCCAAATGCCTACTTCTAAAGCAGATATTCCTAAAGGTTTAATTCAAGGATACCGTAGAAACGGGTTAGACTTAGACGATCCTTTTTATCAGTTAGCTTCTGGTTGTTTGGTAGATCAGTTAGTGGGGCAATATATGGCACATATACTCGGTTTAGGGTACTTAGTGAAAGAAAAAAATGTAAAAACAACTTTAGAAAGTATTCTTAAATACAATCAGAAAGAAGATATGTTTGAGCACTTTAATAATATGCGATCGTACACTATGGGCGATGAAAAAGCACTTTTAATGGCAAGTTGGCCTAAAGGTGGTAGACCAAGAGTTCCTTTTCCTTATTGGGCAGAGGTAATGACGGGTTTTGAATATACTGCTGCTATTGGCATGTTGTACGAAGGTATGGAAGCAGAGGGTTTAAGAACCATTAAAAATATCCGTGACCGTTACGATGGTAAAAAAAGAAACCCATTTGATGAAGCCGAATGTGGACATCATTATGCAAGAGCAATGGCATCTTGGGCAGGTATCTTAGCTGAAAGTGATTTCAATTATTCAGGAGTTAATAAATCAATTCAGTTTATTGAAAAAGAAGGAAATTACTTCTGGGCAAATGGTAGTGCTTGGGGCAGTTGTAGTATTGAAAAAGAAGATGAAGAATATACTGTGGAATTAAATGTGAAATATGGGGTACTTAAAGTGAAGTCTAT encodes:
- a CDS encoding leucine-rich repeat protein, which encodes MRLLLITLIILSTSLTNYAQINHALTESDVTIVNGEIKEYHSAYTHIIIPPILDGQEVTSIGERAFSNKTLLGVILPNTLKNIGDFAFTSNALIQIELPMSLKSIGRGAFQFNSIESVEFPASLTEIGSGAFQLNQIRNVVLPDSLLHIHNAVFSLNRLESIELPESLLSIGNFAFSDNLLTNIELPESLLRIGYSAFSNNLITSITLPNSLSYISDRMFYQNKLESVVLPDSLIYIGHEAFVNNELNSIVLPETLIGIGRDAFYNNNLSEIELPNSITDIGLYAFSGNQISNLTLPEIVNDGEWNVEVINNEVTVNGEYYYIPNEIMTLSSDDILIENGTIKAYFGSDQAIEIPSIINSQTVTSIADSVFQNKLLKKLILPNSLKSIGEFTFHDNKLTEIQFPESITNIGSGAFSNNKLMEIELPTSITTINTHSFSANKLTTIILPNSITSIDHFAFSNNRLTDIKLSESIISIANYAFFDNDLVNIDLPPLLKTIGASAFQYNKLIAIEFTESITSIGRYAFANNALNSVELPNSLTEIGLNAFNINNFQTFILPKPTFEGNWNEGKSNEEVPVKGYYFYGIEDQTPKNDYSVENGKIIAYNGKETSIEIPQYIDGVKIIAIGKSAFKNKELTNVVLPDSLVSIDKEAFSGNQLTSISIPSSVVYIGENAFSDNQFERLLLPSYISRNIYEVVNGWVSNTGEKYGREEEVVDLTKGYRLDFSFTGHLITLLYEDGKTDFGVLGTYFLSFEGQKSASFIVRKGSNIISGSTEFDEGFEISPIFYELKEVQENHVLRFKKVLYNYTINYHNAEGYEGVVSYTIESELIELPSLEREGYTFEGWYSDALFTTSIDEIPTGSSGDLDLYAKWSLNEITNVPTYETSVSIYPNPTSSYFRVESEQKIIEINIIDTRGILQKMFKAQKKYSVNKLSPGVYIVSITVSGGVINKKLIIE
- a CDS encoding GH116 family glycosyl-hydrolase, translating into MNIIFYTILFIIAVFLPKGIQAQTPLLSERIPILKSYDQNHLHRIALPIGGIGTGTVSLGGNGALKDWEIMNVPAKGYSTVTTGNDAPFFAIYTKKKNTAANTKALLGPIDFADYQHYEGRSVNHHGFPRFRNASFETSYPFGIVNLSDKTMPVKVKIVGYNPLIPTNSDASGIPIAILNYEVENTSTEEIEVAISGNIRNFIGKDGSNFTSDWKGDFIPKGEKYNKNEYRESDQLKGIYMYSDSVDKNDAAWGTFAISTPNDLNSKITYRTSSVKNDWYNSTLNFWDEFSENGLLVEKEKQIDPDPLASLAVKKTLKVGEKKTFTFYLTWNFPNRYAWSTEKLKNFYATQYTDAWDVITKEVDQLPLLTNQTLDFVTAFVNSSYSAQVKEAALFNISTLRSQTVFRIEDGKMFGWEGIMDRKGSCFGSCTHVWNYEQTTPFLFNDLAMGMREVEFDYALSDNGHMGFRTKLPLQKGASGIDLAAADGQMGTIMKFYREWQLSGDAAFLEKWWPKVKLALSYAWIENGWDGNQDGVMEGVQHNTMDVEYYGPNPQMQIWYLGALKAAEKMANQVNDKAFAKKCTQLFDYGSEWTDTHLFNGEYYEQKIQMPTSKADIPKGLIQGYRRNGLDLDDPFYQLASGCLVDQLVGQYMAHILGLGYLVKEKNVKTTLESILKYNQKEDMFEHFNNMRSYTMGDEKALLMASWPKGGRPRVPFPYWAEVMTGFEYTAAIGMLYEGMEAEGLRTIKNIRDRYDGKKRNPFDEAECGHHYARAMASWAGILAESDFNYSGVNKSIQFIEKEGNYFWANGSAWGSCSIEKEDEEYTVELNVKYGVLKVKSIKIGEQIKYYKSVKEVTVDDEPLVFKLKNTL